Proteins found in one Bacillus subtilis subsp. subtilis str. 168 genomic segment:
- the yjbL gene encoding hypothetical protein (Evidence 4: Unknown function but conserved in other organisms; PubMedId: 22333191; Product type e : enzyme): MQNRIEILNATLSDDQLRLACQTEGNEAERKPSGQMLVDSDHFAFVYILELADSFEYVIIKEHVWPELKQAHAQKIPVVLEAGDQTIELAGLHEELEYLLENIKDNANYGEEMEEKVKRVFL, encoded by the coding sequence ATGCAAAACAGAATCGAAATTTTGAATGCAACATTATCGGATGATCAGCTTCGCCTTGCCTGTCAGACAGAAGGAAACGAAGCGGAACGCAAGCCGTCAGGTCAAATGCTTGTTGATTCTGACCACTTTGCTTTTGTATACATACTTGAATTAGCTGATTCTTTTGAATATGTCATTATAAAGGAACATGTATGGCCGGAACTGAAGCAGGCCCATGCACAAAAAATACCGGTTGTTTTAGAGGCAGGAGACCAAACAATTGAACTGGCAGGCCTGCATGAGGAGCTGGAATATCTTTTAGAAAATATAAAAGATAATGCAAACTATGGAGAAGAAATGGAAGAAAAAGTGAAACGCGTGTTTTTATAG
- the yjbK gene encoding putative RNA/thiamine triphosphatase (Evidence 3: Putative function from multiple computational evidences; PubMedId: 9642185, 12456267, 16905149, 20509597, 26904951, 27881678; Product type e : enzyme) — protein sequence MSQEIEIEFKNMLTKQEFKNIASALQLTEKDFTDQKNHYFDTDSFALKQKHAALRIRRKNGKYVLTLKEPADVGLLETHQQLSEVSDLAGFSVPEGPVKDQLHKLQIDTDAIQYFGSLATNRAEKETEKGLIVLDHSRYLNKEDYEIEFEAADWHEGRQAFEKLLQQFSIPQRETKNKILRFYEEKRKSI from the coding sequence ATGAGCCAAGAGATTGAAATCGAATTTAAAAACATGCTGACCAAACAAGAATTCAAAAACATAGCATCGGCACTCCAGCTGACAGAAAAAGATTTTACAGATCAAAAGAATCATTATTTTGATACAGACAGCTTCGCGCTGAAACAAAAACATGCTGCGCTTCGTATCCGCAGAAAAAACGGAAAGTATGTCCTTACATTAAAGGAGCCGGCTGATGTGGGGCTTCTGGAAACGCACCAGCAGCTTTCAGAGGTATCAGATCTCGCTGGATTTTCAGTTCCCGAGGGCCCTGTGAAGGACCAGCTGCACAAGCTTCAGATCGATACGGATGCCATACAATACTTTGGATCTTTAGCAACAAACCGTGCGGAAAAAGAAACAGAAAAAGGCTTAATAGTTTTAGACCACAGCCGATATTTAAATAAAGAGGACTATGAAATTGAATTTGAGGCGGCGGATTGGCATGAGGGCAGACAAGCCTTCGAAAAGCTGCTTCAGCAATTCAGCATTCCTCAGCGCGAAACCAAAAATAAAATTCTGCGTTTTTATGAAGAAAAACGAAAGTCTATATAA
- the relP gene encoding (p)ppGpp synthetase (Evidence 1a: Function from experimental evidences in the studied strain; PubMedId: 17714452, 18067544, 19447912, 24163341, 25331430, 26825398; Product type e : enzyme): protein MDDKQWERFLVPYRQAVEELKVKLKGIRTLYEYEDDHSPIEFVTGRVKPVASILEKARRKSIPLHEIETMQDIAGLRIMCQFVDDIQIVKEMLFARKDFTVVDQRDYIAEHKESGYRSYHLVVLYPLQTVSGEKHVLVEIQIRTLAMNFWATIEHSLNYKYSGNIPEKVKLRLQRASEAASRLDEEMSEIRGEVQEAQAAFSRKKKGSEQQ from the coding sequence ATGGATGACAAACAATGGGAGCGTTTTTTAGTGCCGTACCGCCAGGCTGTCGAAGAGTTGAAAGTGAAGCTCAAGGGGATCCGCACACTATATGAATACGAGGACGACCATTCACCGATCGAATTTGTGACCGGACGCGTCAAGCCTGTGGCGAGCATACTTGAAAAAGCGAGACGGAAAAGCATACCGCTGCATGAAATTGAAACCATGCAGGACATTGCTGGCCTTAGAATCATGTGCCAATTTGTCGATGACATCCAAATCGTAAAAGAGATGCTTTTTGCCAGAAAAGATTTCACCGTTGTGGATCAGAGGGATTATATTGCGGAACATAAAGAGAGCGGATACCGATCATACCATCTTGTTGTGCTGTACCCTTTGCAGACGGTATCCGGAGAAAAGCATGTTCTCGTAGAAATACAGATCCGTACACTGGCGATGAATTTTTGGGCGACCATTGAACATTCATTGAATTATAAATACAGCGGAAACATTCCTGAAAAAGTAAAACTAAGGCTTCAGCGCGCTTCTGAAGCGGCTTCCCGGCTTGATGAAGAGATGTCGGAGATCAGGGGTGAAGTACAGGAAGCTCAAGCTGCCTTTTCAAGAAAGAAAAAAGGAAGCGAGCAACAATAG